One stretch of Carassius gibelio isolate Cgi1373 ecotype wild population from Czech Republic chromosome B1, carGib1.2-hapl.c, whole genome shotgun sequence DNA includes these proteins:
- the si:dkey-162b23.4 gene encoding sodium/hydrogen exchanger 9B2, which produces MEDVQSRPHSAHSTYSQTTEDAASGLGNHAEHHLTVSQTVLVVPKRSESPNPSVTEETTYVHRPVSSVDACTNTDPPYECCPWLRRLCPCPPRGLLATIITKVSMAAVLFGVVWSITEKECLPGGNLFGIVTLFICSVAGGKLFGRIHIPNMPPLPPLLGMLLAGFILRNIPVVTDAVYIDVRWSASLRNIALGVILVKAGLELDEKALIKLKTVCLRLSMFPLICEAITIAVVSYLILGLPWVWAFILGFVLGAVSPAVVVPSMLLLHKEGYGLEQGIPTLLIAACSIDDIIAITCFTTCLGIAFATDTLWVNILRGPLEVIGGAVTGVALGYFLRYFPNRDQGNLALKRSFLVLGLAVFALFGSNVAGIPGAGGLCTLVLAFVAALGWGKAKAPVEAVVERFWQVFQPLLFGLIGAEVIITSLEVTTVFLGIAALFIALTVRLIVTFVVVLRAGFNLKEKVFIALAWMPKATVQAAIGSIALDMARSKNDLELQRYGMDVLTVAVLSILITAPIGALLISLLGPRLLQKPKNPEWAVSQGALSASGTPVTYESAL; this is translated from the exons ATGGAGGATGTCCAGTCCAGACCCCATTCAGCCCACTCTACATACTCACAGACCACCGAGGATGCAGCCTCTGGCTTGGGAAATCATGCTGAA CATCACCTTACTGTCAGTCAGACAGTGCTGGTGGTTCCGAAGCGCTCCGAGAGCCCCAATCCGAGTGTGACTGAAGAGACGACATACGTCCATCGACCGGTGTCTTCAGTTGACGCCTGCACTAATACAGACCCACCGTACGAATGCTGCCCATGGCTGCGCAGACTGTGCCCGTGTCCACCCAGAGGCCTGCTGGCTACCATTATCACCAAAG TGTCCATGGCCGCAGTGCTCTTTGGGGTTGTTTGGTCCATTACAGAGAAGGAATGTCTTCCTGGCGGGAACCTCTTTGGCATCGTGACCTTGTTTATTTGTTCTGTAGCCGGGGGAAAACTGTTTGGACGCATACACATCCCAAACATGCCACCTTTACCTCCACTACTTG GCATGCTGCTGGCAGGGTTTATCCTCAGAAACATCCCTGTGGTGACAGATGCAGTTTACATTGATGTTAGATGGTCTGCTTCTCTGAGGAACATTGCACTGGGGGTCATTCTTGTCAAAGCTGGGCTGGAATTAGACGAAAAG GCTCTGATCAAGCTCAAAACCGTGTGTTTGCGTTTGTCCATGTTTCCTCTGATCTGCGAGGCCATCACTATTGCTGTGGTCTCTTATTTAATATTGGGTCTTCCATGGGTCTGGGCCTTTATTTTAGG GTTTGTCCTCGGGGCTGTTTCTCCTGCTGTTGTGGTTCCATCTATGCTGCTTCTGCATAAGGAGGGGTACGGTTTAGAGCAGGGTATACCTACTCTACTCATAGCAGCCTGTAGCATTGATGACATCATTGCCATTACCTGTTTCACCACCTGCTTGGGTATAGCTTTCGCCACAG ACACTTTGTgggtaaatatactgaggggaccACTGGAGGTAATAGGTGGGGCGGTCACCGGTGTGGCCTTAGGGTACTTTCTACGATACTTCCCCAACAGAGACCAG GGAAACCTCGCGTTGAAGCGTTCCTTCCTGGTGTTGGGGCTGGCCGTGTTTGCTTTGTTTGGCAGCAATGTGGCCGGGATTCCTGGTGCAGGAGGACTCTGTACGCTAGTGCTGGCATTTGTGGCTGCATTAGGCTGGGGGAAAGCTAAG gcTCCAGTGGAAGCAGTGGTGGAGAGGTTTTGGCAAGTGTTCCAGCCTCTTCTCTTTGGTCTCATCGGTGCTGAGGTTATCATTACTTCTTTAGAGGTCACAACTGTGT TTCTGGGTATAGCAGCCCTGTTCATCGCACTCACAGTACGCCTGATTGTCACTTTTGTTGTGGTTCTGCGAGCCGGCTTTAACCTGAAAGAAAAAGTCTTCATCGCTCTAGCCTGGATGCCTAAAGCCACAGTACAG GCTGCGATTGGCTCTATAGCTCTGGACATGGCGCGCTCCAAGAATGATCTTGAGCTGCAGAGGTACGGCATGGACGTCCTCACTGTGGCTGTGCTGTCCATCCTCATCACTGCTCCTATTGGAGCGCTCCTCATCAGCCTGCTCGGACCTCGACTCCTGCAGAAACCAAAGAACCCTGAGTGGG CTGTCAGTCAAGGTGCTTTATCTGCATCGGGGACCCCGGTGACGTATGAGAGCGCCCTGTGA
- the cisd2 gene encoding CDGSH iron-sulfur domain-containing protein 2, with protein MVLESISRIIKIQLPAYLKKLPLPETIGGFARLTVSEWLRLLPLLGILSLLGYLTIRPFLPKKKKQRDSLINLKIQKENPKVVNEIDIEDLRTPNVCYCRCWRSKTFPVCDKSHIKHNELTGDNVGPLILKKKTL; from the exons ATGGTGTTAGAAAGTATCTCTAGGATTATCAAAATACAACTTCCAGCCTACCTCAAGAAACTGCCTCTTCCGGAAACAATCGGCGGCTTTGCGAGACTCACAG TTTCAGAGTGGCTGCGGCTCCTACCGTTATTGGGGATTTTGTCTCTGTTGGGTTATCTGACCATCCGACCCTTCCTGCCCAAGAAGAAAAAGCAAAGAGACAGCCTAATAAATCTGAAGATCCAAAAAGAAAACCCTAAAGTGGTGAATGAGATCGACATAGAGGACCTGAGGACTCCAAATGTTTGCTACTGCCGCTGCTGGCGATCTAAAACG TTTCCTGTTTGTGATAAGTCACACATAAAGCATAACGAGCTGACAGGAGACAACGTTGGTCCACTTATTCTTAAGAAGAAGACTCTGTAG